A window of Chaetodon trifascialis isolate fChaTrf1 chromosome 3, fChaTrf1.hap1, whole genome shotgun sequence genomic DNA:
CAGGTCCTGCCTTTGAGCCTTGTTTCAGATACTCACAagataaaacaagaaataatTAGATCCTCTTACGTCCTCCTAGCTCTCCTGTCTAATTATATGGAATATTGAAAAGACTCATCTGACATTTTGAGAATTAGGTTTATCTGCTGTCCTGGCTGGCAGCTGAGTTCAAACTTAGCCAAGTTATAATGTAAGTCACGtatgattaaattaaaatgagTTGCACTGCACAAAGTAGTTCCTACATAAAGATTAGTTGTTACTCCATTTTTACCCACTAACTGTCAGGTGTAGCTGCTGTGTAGCTAACGGAGCTCAATAACAAAGCCTGCTGACACATTTCCCGTTTAGCGTGAATAATAAAGGAGTTAGGCTAATCTCAACACGTCAAatgttttaatgatttatgCTGGCAagtttttaattacatttcacaaaaacaatacaCGATAACTCAACTAAACGGCCAATTAATGTCAGCTTTTGCATAATTAGATATTTTCAGCACAGTGTGTGAATACAATACCTCTGAACACACATTTTGTCATGTGTGATAAAAAtaacatgaaggaaaaaaaaacgaaCATGAAAGCGTAATACATTTACAAGTTAAGCTTAATATAGCCTTAATCattggaaagaaaaaagctaATTTGCATAACCATTACATCATAATTTAACTATTGATGAATATAGAGAAGATGGCCTTGAGTATTCAGCTGTGACTGTTTGTGGGGGGTTAACCCTCACAGAGCCCATCCTCTGCCCTCACAGAACAACACCGCTTGTATCTTAATCTGTATCTGTGAGATTACAGGTGTTGGCAAGTGAAAAACGGGACTCTATCCATCTGCAGTCCACTGCACCATCTCTCATTCTGTCAGCAGTCCTCTCAGAAAGCCAATGGCTTCCCTGCACCCAGCTGAAAGATTCATTACAGTGATTGATGGATCGCTGTTGCTCCATGATCCCATTTCACTGTCAGTATACTCAGTCCGTCCACTGAAACAGGAGCAAATACGCTACCATTTCCTACTCATTCCTGAAACAAACTGATCATTTCTAGATGTACGGGATGTTaatctgtgcatgtgtctcaCCAGGAAGTGGATTTGTACCGAGCCAATATCCAGGACAAGCTCGGCCTAACCATCTGCTACAggactgatgatgaggatgaggctGGGATCTACATTAGTGAGGTATGTGGTCCAGGGTAGCTCCCAAATCTGCTTCAGTTGTAAGTAAACAGCAACTGCTAGGACTGTCAGCAATGATGATGGTCACTTTAAGCCAGGAATGGAAGAaatgtgaaaggaaaaacacagaagaggtGATCTCATCTCTTACTCTgtgattctttcttttttcaggtTGATCCAAACAGCATTGCTGCAAAGGATGGCAGAATTAGAGAAGGCGACAAAATCATTCAGGTAGGATCACTGCAGTCTCAGCAGTTTTCACCAGTATGGAAAAGGGTCcaaacatcatcatttcattgAAATAGATCAGGTGTTTCAATATTTCCTTCTGTGCCTCAAGATCAACGGTGTGGAGATCCAGAACCGGGAGGACGCTGTAGCGCTGCTGACCACTGAGGGGAACCAGAATATCTCTCTGCTGGTGGCCAGACCAGAAATCCAGGTACTTAGGAAGTCGTTATGGGTGTGATCTCAGTACAGGTTAATGACAACAAGGCATTTCATGTTAAAGCCTCACATGGTCACTTTTGGAAGCAGATATGACGTGTCCTGAAGGGACCTCAGCAGTAGATGCTCCATTGTTTTGATTAAAACTTTGCTGCTGAATATTTGCATCTAATGAGGCATCTCCTCTTCCCACTGCGTCGCAGCTGGACGAGGGCTGGATGGATGATGACAGGAACGACTTCCTGGATGACCTCCACATGGAcatgctggagcagcagcaccatcaggCCATGCAATTCACTGCCAGCATGCtgcagcaggtacacacacacacacacacacacacacacacacacacacaaacacacatgcaggcacacacattaACAGCATGAAGAGGCAGTAGCACAATCAATCTGCACGCACATATGCTCATCTGTAGTTTGTTCCGTCAAGCCAATTCTGCTGAGAGAAACAGCTGTTCAGTTGATTTTAGCGACTGTTTCTCCCTTCCCGGGAAATACAGACTCATATGGAAAAGTACAAGCTCATCAAGAAAACTATGTGAAGCCTTTGTTATGGGTTCATTCAAGTTATAAGGTTGCAGgacttgttttaaataaagtatCATTTTTAATAGTAGTTTTAGTGGTAGATGGTTTTATTTGTAAAATGGTTTATTTGCTTCTTAATATGAATTACACCCTGGGCCACAcaccacccttaccactgtccacatacccctcacatttagacacacagtgaatcctaaaatcatcactagctttaaaatatcagagcaacaaggattgggtTAACTTGTTCCGATATTAAGTGACTACagttaggtggtcagaatcagatacctgactgaaagtgaaatgctgtgaacactAATGACTTCTCGTCACtagatgttacagctaatgttaAATGTACTGCCATCTGCTGTATTGGAAGCAGACATAGCAAACATCAAATAAGTGTCAATGTTATAGCCAAAGGCGAGGTTTTCAGGATATATTAAGGAGGACAGCTCGAGAAAAGGGTAAAATAAGGAAGAATTCTGGATAAAAAAAGATCAGGGTTGACAGGTCTGCAGTATTTGAATGATCAAAATCTAAAAGACTTATCCTGATGGAAAATAAGACCAAACTCCAAGTTATTAACAATTATACACCACAGTGTCCAATAATACAATATTATTGACTGCAGTATTTACACTCGTAATCAgtgctctgtctttctccttggATGCAGCATTATTTCTGAATTGTATTGTCTGTATTGTCTGTCATGAAGCATGAGGAGGATGGAGGCACCACAGACACTGCCACACTGCTGTCCAACCACCATGAGAAGGACAGCGGAGTTGGCCGCACAGATGAGAGTACACGAAATGACGAGAGCTCAGAGCAAGAGAACCTCGGCGACGACCAGACCACGGCCTCCAACACGCTGGGCAGCTGCAGAAAGCTGACCTACAGCCAGGACACCCTCGGCAGCACCGACCTGCCCTTCAGCAGCGAGTCGTTCATCTCCGCAGACTACGCCGACACCGACTTCCTGGGCATCACGGCTGACGAGTGCGAGCGCTTCCGAGAACTCTTGGAGCTAAAGTGCCAGATGAGGAACAGTGGAGCCCACGGTCTGTACTGCCAGGGCGGTGGAGCAGGAGGTCAGGAGCAAGATGGCGTAGACAaagagctggagctgctcaaCGAGGAGCTGCGCACCATCGAGCTGGAGTGCCTCAATATCGTCCGTGCTCACAAGATGCAGCTGCTGAGGGAGCAGTGCCGTGAGTCCTGGATGCTCCACAACAGTGGCTTTCGCAACTACAATACCAGCATCGACGCTCGCCGCCATGAGCTCTCAGACATCACTGAGCTTCCGGAGAAATCAGACAAGGACAGCTCCAGCGCCTACAACACTGGGGAGAGCTGCCGCAGCACCCCTCTCACGTTGGAGCTGTCTCCGGACAACTCACTCCGTCGAGGCGCAGAGAAACAGGGTCCGACTGGGACATCCGGCTCCACCAGCTCAAATGGCAGGATGCTCAAATCTCTCCTGTCCCCTGTGCAGGAAGCGTGTGGGCCCAGCCGGAGCAGAGGCTCCTCCAAGGATCCAGATGGAGCCCTGCAGGCAGAAAGCAAGGAGAGGAAGTTGGGTGAGTCCAGTAAGTCTGGACGGAGCTTTTCCCAGCCACATTCACCTTACAAGCATGCCCACATCCCCGCCCACGCCCAGCACTACCAGAGCTACATGCAGCTGATCCAGCAGAAATCTGCTGTGGAGTACGCCCAGAGCCAGATGAGTCTGGTCAGCATGTGCAGGGACCCCATCACCGCCAGTGACCTGGAGCCTAAGATGGAGTGGAAGGTGAAGATCCGCAGCGACGGCACACGCTACATCACCAAACGGCCCGTCCGAGACAAGCTGCTGAGGGAGCGCGCCTTGCGCATTCACGAGGAGCGCAGCGGTATGACCACAGACGATGACGCCATAAGCGAGCTGAAGATGGGCCGCTACTGGagcaaggaggagaggaagcagcacGCGGTTCGCGCCAAAGAGCAGAGGCAGCGCCGTGAGTTCATGAAGCAGAGCCGAGCCGATTGTCTGAAGGAGCAAGCCGGCCCAGAGGACAAAAAGGAGCCCAATATTATCGAACTCAGCCAcaaaaagatgatgaaaaaaaggaataaGAAAATATTTGACAACTGGATGACCATCCAGGAACTGCTGACCCATGGTACCAAGTCTCCAGATGGCACAAGGGTTTACAACTCACTCCTGTCTGTGACCACAGTCTAAGTCCTCTCTGAGCTCAGGTGGCAGGCCAGCCAGAAGAGGACAGACTGGAGCCTGATGGACTGTACATAGGACACTACCAGTTGGGGTAGAGATTCCTGCCTCGTTCAAAGTGGCAACATTTTGTAAATAGGAAATAAGGAAAGCTTTTTCTGGACAAacattttccaccactgcagtgAAGAGGCGCTCCTTCAGATGATGGTTGGGCTTGACATGAATGGGACATGGCTATGAGGATGATTTTGGAAACTTTTCTCAAACTCTTTCAGTTACCTTTTCTACCTTTTGTGCTTGCTCTTTTGAATAATtttggaaacaaaaacacaagatttgACTTTTTTTGGAAGGTTTGGAAAGTGTGTAAAGACCGTGTGCCATACATAAACAGCCAGCATTTACactattttacattattttgtttgtaCTATATATCACTTATCAGTATTTTACTGTTATGCATACTTAATGCTTTTATGGAAACAATGCTATTTTCCTGCAAGGTAGAACTCGTAATCCTTTTCAAAAGGACTTttgtaaattaaaaaataaaatttttgTAACAAATTCACTTTTTAGTTTGAATTTCTCTCTAATGGTGCTGATTTCCCAAAGTAATACCACCAGCGATGTATTATCTGTTACATAATGTAGGGAACATCATAGCGTGATGTCACTGTGTATGTACGTATCCTTAGAGAAAGTTTATCCCGTTGAAATttaactgtctgtgtttgttaaagCACACCTTGTAGTCAATTTTGCATTCTTAGGGATTTCATATATTGAACAGAATAACAGCTTAACAAATCCTTAGTTAGCCACACAATTTGATGTCTTgtaaaatgagagaaataataaattattgttttatatatGATGAGCTTTCAAATGTTGTTGGAGTTTGTCATTTGTAAGAGTTGTTGGATCCCAAAATGCCATCACACACGGGAAGGAAGAGTGTGTTTTACATAGAGACAGGTTCGACGGGCTGTGTTGTGCTAAACGTTGTGCCGTGGGAGTCTGAATATTTTTGTCCAAAAGAATCACTGTTAGCAGCCTGGAGCTTCCTCTCAAAGAGTGAAACCGTCTGATTGGCTTCAGAAATCCCTTCCAGGCTCTTTTTACTCTCATACTTATTCCTTCATTGCCTCAGTTAATACTCAtgactgaaacactgcagtgttGCTGTACATTTATTAACAAACCTGTTCCTTTAGTGTAATTCAGTACCGTAGCTTTGATCCTGCTTTTTCTCAATCTCTTAACCCATCAGCATGTAGTCTGATATCAATTTAGCCTCTAGCCTCAATCCATTGGCTTCCGGTGTAGCCAGTGGATAACGAATTCCAGATAACGAATACCCAGGCcaagacttcctcttcctcgtcctttATCCTTTAGAGACCCGAGTCATGAAGATGACATTTTGAGTCATCTTAATAAGCAGATATCTGCTTATTACTGATGGGTTCTAATATTGCCTTTCAGCCAATGTGTTCCACCTCTGAACTCCACGCCTGAGCTCAGGTGGAAGAAGAATGATTAAGGTGCGACTTCTCTTCTTTCTAACAACACGGTGCAACAAAAGTCATAGAAGAGTCAGAGCCATGTCAATCAGAAGAGGTCAATTCAGGCAAAGAAGAAACATCTGTGTGGGTGGACTGTGACTGTGTGGGGCCTTTAAAATGTTATCGGCCCTTAACGATTTATTCAGTCTGCAAATGTGTGCTTACAAAAGTTACCTCAACTCTATAAATTACACCTTCAATAGCTATTGTGTCCAATTCGCAATGTGTATGAATGGGTCACTCCACAGTGATGCATACAGTAAGACTGTTCATAATGAACACACCTCACACTTCACCACATTTCATTCTATACAGTTTCATGGAGCACTGCTGAGTGCTGTAATTCATCATAGCGTGGACCGTGTGATAGAAAATCCACAAGGATATCTCCTTTGAAAATAAATCTTAACACAGGACTGAATTCTCGTCCAACCCCACTTTCCTTTTCGTGCTTGTTCAACATCACGATAGCAGAGTTTAACAGTGGGTAATAAAAGCCCCGCTGATCTCTTgttgaatacatttttaaacagagGATATGCATTCTTCATGGAAGCACAGAATCAGACTCTCTGTTCATGTAAATTTGCCAACTTGAAGTAGTGATAACAGACGTGCTGAGGCCAAAAGAAGtctgtttgctgtgtctgtgtttcatgtcaGAGCCCAAGTAGAGCAACAGCACGCCATGCTGGCGTTAACAGAAAACACCCCAATCAACGGAGATCCCTGCTGTCCAGATCTGACAGTATCAGACCAACAAAACTTGAATGTTTCCTCTCGTCATCAGGAGAATCTTTCCCTCGTGGATTTTGCGGCGGTGGCTGCCCTCCATCATCTCTTATTGCTCTTCCTCAGCCAAGCAAAGTTCCATCAGTGCAGAACAACAATCTGACAAAACACACTTATGTTGTGTCATGTTGTAACCAAGTTGTCTTTGGCATGAGGCTCTCTCACATGGCGATATCTCCTTGTTGGGCTAATGGTTTATTTATCTGACTCAAGACTCCGACCATCTGTTAGAGGGACCTCGTGCCCTCCGTCCCATATGATCCTTCAATTAGCAGTCAGTGCCTCATTACTGAGGACAAAGGCAGCTCAG
This region includes:
- the pdzrn3b gene encoding E3 ubiquitin-protein ligase PDZRN3-B isoform X1 — protein: MGFELDRFKGTVDPDFKCNLCNKVLEDPLTTPCGHVFCSGCVLPWVVQQSSCPVKCQRISAKELNHVLPLKNLILKLEIKCDNHARGCDAVVKLQHLAEHAEMCDYSPAKCRNKGCSEVLNLRDMDAHMRETCDYRPVGICESGCGLMLTHKEQKLDSHCCLRALKAHNSALHCKIISLDREFKKQTIKANKREKSLLAQLSAVHSELQMTALKYQKKFTEYSDRIDSLTKTVAFSCKEGETKSVTVVLLREGGSLGFNIIGGRPCADDNDSTSNEGIFVSKIVEKGPADKEGGLQIHDRIIEVNGKDLSKATHDQAVEAFRTAKEPIMVQVLRRAPHPKLVSPAADSQVSDISTQTDITLQHIMALAQLPPSSPAMTELEEYLLPEEHPPGHAYFDPNDFLEGIQQDIEREELEYEEVDLYRANIQDKLGLTICYRTDDEDEAGIYISEVDPNSIAAKDGRIREGDKIIQINGVEIQNREDAVALLTTEGNQNISLLVARPEIQLDEGWMDDDRNDFLDDLHMDMLEQQHHQAMQFTASMLQQKRHEEDGGTTDTATLLSNHHEKDSGVGRTDESTRNDESSEQENLGDDQTTASNTLGSCRKLTYSQDTLGSTDLPFSSESFISADYADTDFLGITADECERFRELLELKCQMRNSGAHGLYCQGGGAGGQEQDGVDKELELLNEELRTIELECLNIVRAHKMQLLREQCRESWMLHNSGFRNYNTSIDARRHELSDITELPEKSDKDSSSAYNTGESCRSTPLTLELSPDNSLRRGAEKQGPTGTSGSTSSNGRMLKSLLSPVQEACGPSRSRGSSKDPDGALQAESKERKLGESSKSGRSFSQPHSPYKHAHIPAHAQHYQSYMQLIQQKSAVEYAQSQMSLVSMCRDPITASDLEPKMEWKVKIRSDGTRYITKRPVRDKLLRERALRIHEERSGMTTDDDAISELKMGRYWSKEERKQHAVRAKEQRQRREFMKQSRADCLKEQAGPEDKKEPNIIELSHKKMMKKRNKKIFDNWMTIQELLTHGTKSPDGTRVYNSLLSVTTV
- the pdzrn3b gene encoding E3 ubiquitin-protein ligase PDZRN3-B isoform X2 produces the protein MGCSLCTLQKPEEQYKLLYEVCQVNGKDLSKATHDQAVEAFRTAKEPIMVQVLRRAPHPKLVSPAADSQVSDISTQTDITLQHIMALAQLPPSSPAMTELEEYLLPEEHPPGHAYFDPNDFLEGIQQDIEREELEYEEVDLYRANIQDKLGLTICYRTDDEDEAGIYISEVDPNSIAAKDGRIREGDKIIQINGVEIQNREDAVALLTTEGNQNISLLVARPEIQLDEGWMDDDRNDFLDDLHMDMLEQQHHQAMQFTASMLQQKRHEEDGGTTDTATLLSNHHEKDSGVGRTDESTRNDESSEQENLGDDQTTASNTLGSCRKLTYSQDTLGSTDLPFSSESFISADYADTDFLGITADECERFRELLELKCQMRNSGAHGLYCQGGGAGGQEQDGVDKELELLNEELRTIELECLNIVRAHKMQLLREQCRESWMLHNSGFRNYNTSIDARRHELSDITELPEKSDKDSSSAYNTGESCRSTPLTLELSPDNSLRRGAEKQGPTGTSGSTSSNGRMLKSLLSPVQEACGPSRSRGSSKDPDGALQAESKERKLGESSKSGRSFSQPHSPYKHAHIPAHAQHYQSYMQLIQQKSAVEYAQSQMSLVSMCRDPITASDLEPKMEWKVKIRSDGTRYITKRPVRDKLLRERALRIHEERSGMTTDDDAISELKMGRYWSKEERKQHAVRAKEQRQRREFMKQSRADCLKEQAGPEDKKEPNIIELSHKKMMKKRNKKIFDNWMTIQELLTHGTKSPDGTRVYNSLLSVTTV